One genomic region from Rhinoraja longicauda isolate Sanriku21f chromosome 8, sRhiLon1.1, whole genome shotgun sequence encodes:
- the znf804a gene encoding zinc finger protein 804A, giving the protein MARYYIVISSTHLSNGHFRNIKGVFRGPLCKNGSKTLDYAEKEKAITKALEDLKANFYCELCDKQYYKHQEFDNHINSYDHAHKQRLKELKQREFARNVASKSRKDERKQEKALKRLHELAELRKQVRCAPGSGPMFKSTTVAVKNPPGKKHPCTNLVTEGSDSKQMDPECGMDGSTLESTGRGKNKSPASCTADVRTVEHCKLGKQIRGQKVGFSFSFPKKVPVKLESSAAVFCENSEEGAGKKNAILKQKVNAKTSNIQAGSVAETAVDLTSNKHLQQNNGHSAVETLLKEVPQELLMKGADYGVGETTNLSPCVSQVQCRSKPKLPMLVSVPSMKQDTPQKEEKATENAMTENFGPNEGVAVSSQVINSLLQSEGSTPPDQSTQRVHVTGETLHSSPGNCCSEKEVAEIAGVQNNPCLHRRPDTPFFPVISKDDSTVLQWPSEMLHFTSTQPSIIFCCNPLHFDFRSPKSKGCAEEIRSKANDLETPQSSPKELRRPCVNARGDSLNCCSDMKLNIPRLNAQDTVCSFETYHAGQKSDLGVCNEQVVGLKHHHNGTEQEESIREIISYCKPKKFKKHRRSSRHLRHKRRKHRTAEDFKHWRGEGKQVHSCKKMKRRKIAGEWRSRNTSEVGEGSSSSGPIELSDEEHATGSAEYKAGHGKVNTEGSPGHFEDKCDQSNETSEKLDGFWKNIDCDAAKRNTLKNKCIDRICNTNNEAEGKRACREDDAEPDGFPIDNETKTVFRQQKTCSLARNPAGDLSSDACLHKRKQRRAGNGYNSFSDAEYSDQLSDERHSCQNHSKKRRYASLNGEAVVIYRKRCRYRYSSSPHRDHKQRLDSPHRRWSQVGSSSVDFNHKNRKEARQEKQQCQARHSSKSKASERGSCLTSGGPLPCYPSLQENMWEVSAPIDAGKDKNMISVLPSMTEECYSSMVKPSMGCSVGDVHPKANNQLPDRPVSKMTPCDMHEADAHTESRFSEMWINRTAPAGDVLLPRLSFVLEDGTEVLHSQQAHNRGLSHKDGSPQKKADPCGDGIKDIKASLNEVFVCHYEAIPEGHSEGTRLQGSSNIPHSKVQQTDAMSLAGDRPQKSEQLSKPFSPLSQTISFAPEEIEKYRRLQMQAQQHIEQQKLDSRAKAPSSAAAGPLRPPVPRQQSVTTASITTIHRTVLQHHPATTTMAAGSFIQPRLRSLPHLHPLPPHLAHISLAPALYPGIPPTFLAAPQLHIIPACALQLDHFALHPLPAATFFPPLLTLHTPAIPLHHFLNSTFATQDFLHLTGAPT; this is encoded by the coding sequence TGCCCCAGGGAGTGGTCCCATGTTCAAGTCTACTACCGTTGCTGTTAAGAATCCCCCGGGGAAAAAGCATCCGTGTACCAACCTGGTGACCGAAGGGTCAGACAGTAAACAGATGGACCCTGAATGCGGGATGGATGGAAGCACGTTGGAGAGCACCGGCAGAGGAAAGAACAAGTCGCCGGCAAGCTGCACGGCTGATGTGCGGACGGTGGAACACTGCAAGCTGGGGAAACAAATCCGCGGACAGAAAGTAGGATTCTCCTTCTCTTTCCCCAAGAAGGTCCCTGTCAAGCTGGAATCATCGGCGGCGGTTTTCTGCGAGAACAGCGAAGAAGGAGCCGGTAAAAAGAATGCAATCCTCAAACAGAAGGTCAACGCCAAAACCTCCAACATTCAAGCAGGCTCCGTAGCAGAGACCGCTGTTGATTTAACGAGCAACAAACACCTGCAACAAAACAATGGCCACAGTGCGGTAGAGACCTTGCTTAAAGAGGTGCCGCAGGAATTGCTCATGAAGGGTGCTGACTATGGTGTAGGAGAAACTACTAACCTTTCACCTTGTGTATCTCAAGTTCAATGCAGGAGTAAGCCAAAGCTTCCCATGTTGGTGTCTGTGCCATCAATGAAACAAGATACACCGCAGAAGGAAGAAAAAGCCACAGAAAATGCCATGACGGAGAACTTTGGTCCTAATGAAGGTGTAGCTGTGAGCAGCCAAGTGATAAATTCACTCCTGCAAAGTGAAGGAAGCACACCACCTGATCAATCAACCCAGAGGGTTCATGTCACTGGGGAGACCCTGCACAGTTCGCCTGGCAATTGTTGTTCTGAGAAAGAAGTGGCAGAAATTGCAGGCGTGCAAAATAACCCATGCTTGCACAGAAGACCAGACACCCCTTTCTTCCCTGTGATCAGTAAAGATGACTCAACTGTCCTTCAGTGGCCTTCAGAGATGTTACACTTTACCAGCACACAACCTTCCATTATATTTTGTTGCAACCCCCTCCATTTTGACTTTAGATCACCCAAATCTAAAGGCTGTGCTGAAGAGATTAGGTCCAAAGCAAATGATTTAGAGACACCCCAGAGTTCACCGAAGGAACTAAGAAGACCTTGTGTCAATGCTAGAGGGGATTCTCTCAATTGCTGTTCTGATATGAAACTAAACATCCCTAGGTTGAATGCACAAGATACCGTCTGTAGTTTTGAGACGTACCATGCTGGTCAAAAAAGTGATCTTGGTGTTTGTAACGAACAAGTGGTTGGGCTAAAGCATCACCACAATGGGACTGAGCAAGAGGAGTCCATTAGAGAAATTATATCTTATTGCAAgcctaaaaaatttaaaaaacacagaCGATCTTCCAGGCACTTGAGACATAAGCGAAGGAAGCATAGGACTGCAGAAGATTTTAAACACTGGAGAGGAGAGGGCAAGCAGGTTCACTCATGTAAAAAGATGAAAAGGAGAAAGATtgcaggggagtggagaagtAGAAACACAAGTGAGGTGGGTGAAGGCTCCAGTAGTTCAGGGCCGATTGAATTGTCTGATGAAGAACATGCCACAGGCAGTGCTGAATACAAAGCTGGGCACGGAAAGGTGAACACAGAAGGAAGCCCTGGCCACTTTGAGGATAAATGTGATCAAAGCAACGAAACCTCAGAGAAACTGGATGGATTCTGGAAAAATATTGATTGTGATGCTGCAAAAAGAAATACTTTGAAAAATAAATGCATCGATAGAATATGCAATACAAATAATGAAGCAGAAGGAAAAAGAGCGTGCCGCGAAGATGATGCGGAACCTGATGGTTTTCCTATAGATAATGAGACAAAAACTGTCTTCAGACAGCAGAAGACGTGTTCGCTGGCCAGAAATCCTGCAGGAGACTTATCATCTGACGCATGTTTGCATAAAAGAAAGCAAAGAAGGGCTGGAAATGGCTACAATTCTTTCTCTGACGCGGAATATTCAGATCAACTCAGCgacgaaagacattcttgccagaaCCATTCCAAGAAGAGGCGCTATGCATCCTTGAATGGTGAGGCAGTCGTAATTTATCGCAAGCGCTGTCGATATAGATATTCTTCGTCGCCACATAGGGATCACAAACAACGCCTTGACTCGCCACATCGGAGATGGAGCCAAGTGGGCAGTTCCAGCGTAgactttaaccacaaaaacagaaaagaagcGCGCCAAGAAAAGCAACAATGTCAAGCTAGGCACAGTTCAAAGAGCAAAGCCTCAGAAAGAGGAAGCTGTTTAACATCAGGTGGGCCGCTCCCTTGCTATCCTTCATTGCAAGAGAATATGTGGGAAGTCTCAGCGCCAATTGATGCAGGGAAAGATAAAAATATGATAAGTGTCCTGCCGTCCATGACAGAGGAATGTTACTCCTCAATGGTTAAACCATCAATGGGATGCTCTGTGGGGGATGTCCATCCAAAGGCAAACAATCAGCTCCCAGACAGGCCGGTGTCCAAAATGACACCATGCGATATGCATGAAGCCGATGCACACACAGAAAGTAGGTTTTCTGAAATGTGGATTAATCGCACAGCCCCTGCGGGGGATGTTTTACTTCCTAGGCTTTCATTTGTCCTAGAAGATGGCACTGAGGTGCTTCACAGTCAACAAGCACATAATCGGGGTCTGTCGCACAAAGATGGGAGTCCTCAGAAGAAGGCTGACCCGTGTGGGGATGGCATTAAAGATATCAAGGCATCCCTAAACGAAGTCTTTGTCTGCCATTATGAAGCTATACCCGAGGGACATTCAGAAGGGACGCGGCTTCAAGGCAGCTCAAACATTCCACACTCCAAGGTCCAGCAGACGGACGCAATGTCACTTGCTGGCGACAGACCCCAAAAGTCGGAACAACTGTCCAAACCTTTTTCCCCGCTCTCTCAAACAATATCCTTCGCTCCCGAAGAAATCGAGAAGTACAGGCGTCTGCAGATGCAGGCTCAGCAGCACATTGAGCAACAGAAGCTGGACAGCAGAGCGAAGGCGCCTTCCTCCGCTGCAGCAGGTCCCCTGCGGCCTCCCGTCCCTCGCCAGCAGTCTGTGACCACCGCATCGATTACCACCATCCACCGCACCGTGCTCCAACACCACCCAGCTACCACCACCATGGCCGCAGGGTCATTCATACAGCCTCGCCTGCGGTCCCTCCCACATCTTCACCCTCTCCCGCCGCACTTAGCCCACATTTCATTGGCGCCAGCCCTTTATCCGGGTATTCCACCGACGTTTCTAGCAGCCCCGCAACTTCACATTATCCCCGCCTGTGCCCTCCAACTCGACCACTTTGCCCTGCACCCGTTGCCAGCCGCGACCTTTTTCCCCCCATTGCTCACCCTCCACACACCTGCTATTCCTCTCCACCATTTCCTTAACTCCACTTTCGCCACCCAAGATTTTCTGCACCTAACAGGAGCACCCACGTAG